One genomic segment of Desmodus rotundus isolate HL8 unplaced genomic scaffold, HLdesRot8A.1 manual_scaffold_184, whole genome shotgun sequence includes these proteins:
- the FAM156A gene encoding LOW QUALITY PROTEIN: protein FAM156A/FAM156B (The sequence of the model RefSeq protein was modified relative to this genomic sequence to represent the inferred CDS: inserted 3 bases in 2 codons), translating to MNNTGLSFLFYHHVLQSGFFGLPTSLATFQLVEDLPRPLCVQTRGPPAALSTDEAFVAPLQTCSSTLICQSPPMSSEETSQEVPAAPHPSFPELLTMNLSDPNPSPGTYYPVPVPEGLLQQRHTDEKTLRLGQWERLASPQRKRAFLRQLXHGDSSIRISSSGDGHQNRFRCQRPYCGNCRWHVRGVPVDGNGIPHPSCWESLVHGLSGXSLRLGTDLPAFLPHGAFQ from the exons ATGAATAATACTGgactttctttcttgttttatcacCATGTGTTGCAGTCTGGGTTCTTTGGGCTGCCCACGTCCCTTGCTACCTTCCAGCTCGTTGAGGACCTTCCTCGTCCCCTTTGTGTCCAGACCCGGGGGCCGCCTGCAGCTTTGAGCACAGACGAGGCCTTCGTGGCTCCCCTGCAGACATGCAGCTCAACGCTGATTTGTCAGTCTCCCCCGATGTCCTCTGAAGAGACTTCCCAGGAAGTCCCAGCAGCCCCTCACCCTTCCTTCCCAGAACTGCTAACGATGAACCTCAGTGACCCGAACCCCAGTCCTGGCACCTACTACCCTGTCCCTGTCCCAGAGGGGCTGCTCCAGCAGCGgcacacagatgagaaaaccctGCGCCTGGGGCAGTGGGAACGGCTGGCGTCCCCTCAGAGGAAGAGAGCGTTTCTCAGACAACT CCATGGAGACTCCTCCATCAGAATCTCTTCCTCTGGTGATGGACATCAGAACAGATTTAGGTGTCAACGTCCATACTGCGGGAACTGTAGGTGGCATGTTCGTGGTGTTCCTGTGGACGGGAATGGAATCCCACATCCTTCCTGCTGGGAGAGCCTTGTACACGGCCTCAGTG CGAGCCTCCGCCTGGGTACTGATCTGCCCGCTTTTCTGCCGCACGGGGCGTTCCAATGa